A genomic window from Astatotilapia calliptera chromosome 12, fAstCal1.2, whole genome shotgun sequence includes:
- the cabp7a gene encoding calcium-binding protein 7 isoform X1 yields the protein MPMHPVTSTLMYRGICTIPDILSYSAPVNLPEDEVEEIREAFKVFDRDGNGFISKQELGMAMRSLGYMPNEVELEVIIQRLDMDGDGQVDFEEFVTLLGPKLTAAGLPDKFSGTDFDSVFWKCDMQKLTVEELKRLLYDTFCDHLSMKDIENIIMTEENHIENPEDCQVDIDSSSPTQQVKQTCVRKSLICAFAIAFIISVMLIAANQVLRSGMK from the exons ATGCCGATGCATCCAGTCACCTCCACGCTGATGTACCGGGGGATCTGCACCATCCCTGACATCCTCTCCTACAGCGCGCCGGTGAACCTGCCTGAAGACGAAGTAGAAG AGATCCGTGAGGCCTTCAAAGTCTTTGACCGCGATGGGAATGGGTTCATCTCAAAGCAGGAGCTGGGCATGGCCATGCGTTCCCTTGGCTACATGCCAAATGAGGTGGAGTTGGAAGTCATCATCCAGAGACTGGACATGGATG GTGACGGCCAGGTGGATTTTGAGGAGTTTGTTACTCTTCTGGGTCCAAAGCTCACAGCAGCTGGGTTACCAGACAAATTCAGTGGCACTGACTTTGACTCAGTTTTTTGGAAG TGTGACATGCAGAAGCTTAcagtggaggagctgaagaggCTACTGTATGACACCTTCTGTGATCATCTTTCCATGAAAGACATCGAAAACATCATAATGACTGAGGAGAATCACATAGAGAACCCCGAGGACTGCCAGGTGGACATAGACA GCTCCAGCCCGACGCAGCAAGTCAAGCAAACTTGTGTGCGCAAAAGCCTGATATGCGCCTTTGCCATTGCTTTCATCATCAGCGTCATGCTCATCGCAGCTAATCAGGTGCTGCGAAGTGGCATGAAATAA
- the cabp7a gene encoding calcium-binding protein 7 isoform X2: MLFPESSATPFAQTGNSHRPNPEIREAFKVFDRDGNGFISKQELGMAMRSLGYMPNEVELEVIIQRLDMDGDGQVDFEEFVTLLGPKLTAAGLPDKFSGTDFDSVFWKCDMQKLTVEELKRLLYDTFCDHLSMKDIENIIMTEENHIENPEDCQVDIDSSSPTQQVKQTCVRKSLICAFAIAFIISVMLIAANQVLRSGMK; encoded by the exons ATGTTGTTCCCAGAGTCCTCAGCCACGCCTTTtgcccagacaggaaacagccaccgcccaaacccag AGATCCGTGAGGCCTTCAAAGTCTTTGACCGCGATGGGAATGGGTTCATCTCAAAGCAGGAGCTGGGCATGGCCATGCGTTCCCTTGGCTACATGCCAAATGAGGTGGAGTTGGAAGTCATCATCCAGAGACTGGACATGGATG GTGACGGCCAGGTGGATTTTGAGGAGTTTGTTACTCTTCTGGGTCCAAAGCTCACAGCAGCTGGGTTACCAGACAAATTCAGTGGCACTGACTTTGACTCAGTTTTTTGGAAG TGTGACATGCAGAAGCTTAcagtggaggagctgaagaggCTACTGTATGACACCTTCTGTGATCATCTTTCCATGAAAGACATCGAAAACATCATAATGACTGAGGAGAATCACATAGAGAACCCCGAGGACTGCCAGGTGGACATAGACA GCTCCAGCCCGACGCAGCAAGTCAAGCAAACTTGTGTGCGCAAAAGCCTGATATGCGCCTTTGCCATTGCTTTCATCATCAGCGTCATGCTCATCGCAGCTAATCAGGTGCTGCGAAGTGGCATGAAATAA